One window from the genome of Oryctolagus cuniculus chromosome 1, mOryCun1.1, whole genome shotgun sequence encodes:
- the CCDC187 gene encoding coiled-coil domain-containing protein 187 isoform X3: MLPVCLRETLQPYPSRGQGWCLLPYRALGAAAAATAREDRLRPPVAKDDLSALRWPGPCRQPRVLQVAAPAAWADLGEEPEPQGCSLPMWSSGQDARDGDSSVSSGRLSGSSGGHEACAPPRGTWKERPPQVLGPRRPPRRSDPRLEQLRDRIRAQAQWQGSCASLGTSALSSASSRVLRRKTRKLTDTLPAPAHPAPREKTKRIRGCSSERETAPGPPVPGRAAKGRDSESVSVHAWRRGQALARALLGPPPAQPRLQNTDGGPKSADSGRSRSPAPARSQQQVAEKAAGQASCDQPAMIQTAMATLRALRQQIQAGLELAQGPSGGRKPKPKPKPKPESEARAEMGRHGPWSAPAAHDSSTMYPRASPGRAGSVHCWPPQRASAARERWPQGAWAARGREPCFQRPWSPPEKPSPCSQRPWSASAGQTRPSWARAASEACGTPGPSPWSPPERPRPATPRPWSSSSVFRAGTACKDRASGRPAAGARQAWLGPARSVGTDARPPSPCPRPRGPLGQPHSSASLRDFMRQKAVARRQQALQEKASAARALELRSQRLQEVYRKQKEAVLGRAVPVVSQTTPGIVTFVPSSAQCGGVEAPESLGSPVPAWSKVTSGVVLGDQEAPGSFCLCLNRAWSRAEPPETSRRQDGWEGAPLLLPTTSSLGLRLQDLPRGLCVYLDPQEAKRLGTAGPLHWEHKQARLQALETMAHVLRQRIDILTSKLHRPEAPDAAPPPRPSTLPAAAASPAASPATACPGALVPDGGRGVPRHWVDVQARPLLSPTYFLDAEMLPWGPGTCRESRSPGVEGGRRELERKLRRELASIQALGTLAGSSRGAPATPDPTCDSLWLEETPAAGGAGWAEPWSCGQRQPRDPQAGHLADIQRKSWRFLEALELGQQAQEQALALLRQRAEQEVWETQTALDGLLFKHRLQRAMDKRPGQAEQDAASQLERPQALEDAGQTRGSPCAAPAGPHSHPPPAGGAAEASPGEEPSAPARTQPPDDPACQRAPPRPRPAEPAAPRARGRLTAQMLEQSLREERLRAQHQAALLRLREMALEETTRAELAWLEHQRGRLRSQGDRAAWAALAERQQRALSSLDKGKSCSPRFQAARQRGSGQTPQPEGTPCPMETPWPRGPSSPRPWRPRDSTEALQPATEPPHTTPAQAASGPRWGEGVPAASSPLAESDYQAGPGLGTPRGPVQASDIWACAAEPREQLRAAPPAVRHLSLLDMRQQPLGPALAATPGSPTPAQPWLPEAGEPPPGDPQSKPSPALAEEPRAWGCHTESSLDRSRNSRDGGGVCQVAEGSTSRPEAELALELARSPVQEPQAAESVRSGEQRMEARQPEDPSAPFSRLGAPLLAAPPAPANLDEEGVPAAQCPGSPLPQPAAPRGLSPASACGTYSEVQGSSPASWASSASGGPGPSPTRFQKAKAILVQLSDSSASPSSVGAQDDPPTGWGWGLSTRSSWEALGPPPSSVPGGTGGLSWQGPQAWAAGALGGLSVEAAGAGASELGHSPPPPPSPPSPPSGSWSLPLPDAPWAGAGAGSELSEASSHVWDEHSEEHLPGPGTGAGPAPGSLSPADSSADLLGDRVAPQLHPSLGPRDGREAPRSGESPTTGSDTGRATRASPEAADGAVTAHPSSSGDSDLSLSFPSEGVGFGGGETAPLQAWPAPQVPPSPQAPPGGPGGLARGGGRDRRPSVLEEAGAPRAPRAGGILAEILSPVDEQLSYGSADLPSCPAWDTRLPPPPPARPADSDVEGAAPGRKDSPSPPEEASLPGDSADTTDQLSTLSEELLEAGPRAASPELA; encoded by the exons ATGCTGCCCGTGTGCCTCCGGGAAACGCTGCAGCCCTACCCCAGCAGAGGCCAAGGCTGGTGCCTCCTCCCCTacagggccctgggggcagcgGCCGCCGCCACAGCCAG GGAAGACAGGCTCCGCCCACCCGTGGCCAAGGATGACCTGTCAGCCCTGAGGTGGCCCGGGCCCTGCCGGCAGCCGCGAGTGCTCCAGGTAGCCGCCCCCGCGGCCTGGGCCGACCTCGGCGAGGAGCCAgagccccagggctgcagcctgccGATGTGGTCCTCGGGCCAGGACGCCAGGGACGGGGACAGCTCCGTGTCATCGGGCCGCCTCTCTGGCTCCTCGGGGGGTCATGAGGCGTGTGCGCCCCCCCGCGGCACCTGGAAGGAGAGGCCACCCCAGGTGCTGGGCCCCCGGAGGCCGCCCAGGAGGAGCGACCCCCGGCTGGAGCAGCTGAGGGACCGCATTCGGGCCCAGGCGCAGTGGCAGGGGAGCTGCGCGTCCCTGGGCACCTCGGCCCTGTCCAGCGCCTCCTCGCGGGTGCTCCGCAGAAAGACCCGGAAGCTGACCGACACCCTCCCGGCCCCCGCGCACCCAG CTCCCAGGGAAAAAACCAAACGCATCAGAGGCTGTTCCAGCGAGAGGGAGACAGCCCCCGGGCCACCCGTCCCCGGCAGAGCAGCCAAGGGCCGAG attCCGAGTCCGTGAGTGTTCACGCCTGGAGGCGAGGCCAGGCTCTGGCCCGGGCGCTGCTGGGGCCACCTcccgcccagcccaggctgcaga acacagacGGTGGCCCCAAGTCTGCAGACTCAGGGAGGTcacgcagccccgcccccgcccgcagccagcagcaggtggccGAGAAAGCGGCCGGCCAGGCGTCCTGCGACCAGCCTGCCATGATCCAGACTGCCATGGCCACCCTGCGAGCCCTCCGCCAGCAAATCCAGGCcgggctggagctggcccagggccccagTGGGGGGCGGAAGCCAAAGCCGAAGCCGAAGCCGAAGCCGGAGTCAGAGGCCCGGGCAGAGATGGGGCGGCACGGCCCCTGGAGCGCCCCAGCCGCACACGACTCCTCCACGATGTATCCTCGGGCCTCACCGGGGCGGGCCGGGAGCGTCCACTGCTGGCCACCACAGAGGGCCTCGGCCGCGCGGGAGCGCTGGCCACAGGGGGCCTGGGCGGCCCGAGGCCGGGAGCCGTGTTTCCAGAGGCCCTGGAGCCCCCCAGAGAAGCCGAGCCCCTGCTCACAGCGGCCGTGGAGTGCGTCGGCAGGGCAGACCCGCCCGTCGTGGGCCCGGGCGGCCAGTGAAGCCTGCGGGACGCCGGGCCCCAGTCCGTGGAGCCCCCCGGAGAGGCCCCGGCCGGCCACCCCGCGGCCCTGGAGCAGCTCCTCGGTGTTCAGGGCCGGCACCGCCTGCAAGGACAGAGCCTCGGGGCGCCCGGCCGCGGGAGCCAGGCAGGCGTGGCTGGGGCCGGCCAGGAGCGTGGGCACAGACGCCAGGCCTCCCTCGCCCTGCCCCAGGCCGCGGGGGCCGCTGGGCCAGCCGCACAGCTCGGCGTCCCTGCGGGACTTCATGCGCCAGAAGGCGGTGGCCCGGCGGCAGCAGGCCCTGCAGGAGAAGGCCTCGGCCGCGCGGGCGCTGGAGCTGAGGAGCCAGCGGCTGCAGGAGGTCTACCGCAAGCAGAAGGAGGCCGTGCTGGGCAGGGCGGTCCCCGTGGTCTCCCAGACCACGCCCGGCATCGTCACCTTCGTCCCCAGCTCCGCGCAGTGTGGG GGCGTGGAAGCCCCCGAGAGCCTGGGGTCTCCAGTGCCGGCGTGGAGCAAGGTGACCTCTGGCGTGGTGCTGGGGGACCAGGAGGCCCCGGGCAG CTTCTGCCTGTGCCTGAACAGAGCCTGGAGCCGCGCCGAGCCCCCGGAGACAAGCCGCCGCCAGGACGGCTGGGAAGGggcccctctgctgctgcccaccacctcctccctggGACTGCGGCTTCAGGACCTGCCCCGAGGGCTGTGCGTCTACCTGGACCCCCAGGAGGCCAAGCGCCTGGGCACGGCCGGCCCCCTGCACTGGGAGCACAAgcaggccaggctgcaggcccTGGAGACCATGGCCCACGTCCTCAGGCAGCGCATCGACATCCTCACCAGCAAGCTGCACCGCCCCGAGGCGCCGgacgccgccccgcccccgcgccccagCACCCTGCCTGCGGCTGCCGCGTCCCCGGCTGCGTCCCCGGCCACGGCCTGTCCCGGAGCCCTGGTGCCCGACGGGGGCAGAGGAGTGCCCCGGCACTGGGTGGACGTGCAGGCCaggcccctcctctctcccacctacTTCCTGGACGCCGAGATGCTGCCGTGGGGCCCCGGCACCTGCCGTGAGAGCAGGTCcccag GAGTGGAGGGCGGCCGtcgggagctggagaggaagctgcGGCGGGAGCTGGCGTCCATCCAGGCCCTCGGCACGCTGGCAGGGAG CTCACGAGGGGCGCCAGCCACGCCAGACCCCACCTGCGACTCCCTGTGGCTGGAGGAGACGCCGGCAGCCGGAGGGGCAGGCTGGGCGGAGCCCTGGAGCTGCG GTCAGCGGCAGCCCCGGGACCCGCAGGCCGGGCACCTGGCCGACATCCAGCGGAAGTCCTGGCGCTTCCTGGAGGCCCTGGAG CTGGGGCAGCAGGCCCAGGAGCAGGCGCTGGCCCTCCTGCGGCAGCGAGCGGAGCAGGAggtgtgggagacgcagacgGCGCTGGACGGGCTGCTCTTCAAACACCGGCTGCAG CGGGCGATGGACAAGCGGCCGGGCCAGGCCGAGCAGGACGCAGCTTCGCAGCTGGAGCGGCCGCAGGCCCTCGAGGACGCAGGACAGACACGGGGCTCTCCGTGCGCTGCGCCGGCGGGACCCCA TTCGCACCCGCCCCCAGCGGGGGGCGCTGCCGAGGCCTCCCCGGGCGAAG agccCTCGGCCCCCGCCCGGACGCAGCCCCCGGACGACCCCGCCTGCCAG CGCGCGCCGCCGAGGCCACGCCCAGCCGAGCCCGCAGCTCCCCGCGCCCGCGGCCGCCTCACCGCGCAGATGCTGGAGCAGAGCCTGCGCGAGGAGCGGCTGCGCGCGCAGCACCAGGCCGCACTGCTGCGCCTGCGCGAGATGGCGCTGGAGGAGACGACGCGCGCCGAGCTGGCCTGGCTGGAGCACCAGCGAGG GCGCCTGCGGAGCCAGGGAGACAGAGCCGCGTGGGCCGCCCTGGCCGAGAGGCAGCAGCGAGCCCTCAGCAGCCTTGACAAGGGGAAG AGCTGCAGCCCCCGGTTCCAGGCCGCCCGCCAGAGGGGCTCTGGGCAGACCCCGCAGCCTGAGGGGACGCCGTGCCCCATGGAGACGCCGTGGCCCAGGGGccccagcagcccccgcccctggAGACCCCGTGACAGCACCGAGGCTCTGCA GCCTGCCACGGAGCCCCCGCACACGACGCCCGCCCAGGCAGCTTCGGGGCCGAGGTGGGGAGAGGGCGTGCCTGCGGCCAGCAGCCCGCTGGCGGAGAGCGACTACCAGGCCGGCCCAG GTCTGGGGACCCCCCGAGGCCCGGTGCAGGCCAGCGACATCTGGGCCTGTGCCGCAGAACCCAGGGAGCAGCTGCGTGCGGCCCCGCCGGCGGTGCGTCACCTGAGCCTCCTGGACATGCGACAGCAGCCGCTGGGCCCGGCCTTGGCT GCCACACCGgggagccccaccccagcccagccctggctgccggaAGCCGGGGAGCCGCCCCCAG GAGACCCTCAGAGCAAGCCGAGCCCCGCCCTGGCTGAGGAGCCCCGGGCCTGGGGCTGCCACACTGAGAGCTCCCTGGACCGGAGCCGAAACTCCCGGGATGGAGGGGGTGTCTGT CAGGTGGCCGAAGGCAGCACCAGCAGACCGGAGGCAGAGCTGGCGCTGGAGTTGGCCAGGAGCccggtgcaggagccccaggcagcggAGAGCGTGCGGTCAGGGGAGCAGAG GATGGAGGCCCGACAGCCGGAGGACCCCAGTGCCCCCTTTTCCAGGCTGGGAGCCCCCCTGCTGGCTGCCCCCCCAG ctcctgccaACCTGGACGAGGAGGGGGTACCAGCCGCCCAGTGCCcgggcagccccctgccccagcctgcggcCCCCCGGGGCCTGAGCCCTGCGTCTGCCTGCGGGACGTACTCCGAAGTGCAGGGGTCAAGCCCCGcctcctgggccagctctgcCAGCGgggggcctggcccctcccccacaagGTTTCAGAAAGCCAAGGCCATCCTGGTGCAGCTGTCGGACAGCTCCGCCTCCCCGTCCAGTGTGGGCGCCCAGGACGATCCCCccacgggctggggctgggggctctccACTCGCTCCtcctgggaggccctgggcccACCTCCGTCCTCCGTCCCCGGGGGCACAGGGGGGCTGAGCTGGCAGGGGCCGCAGGCCTGGGCGGCTGGTGCCCTGGGCGGCCTCTctgtggaggcagcaggggcgggAGCCTCGGAGCTGGGGCATAGCCCTCCGCCCCCTCCGTCCCCTCCGTCCCCTCCCTCGGGGAGCTGGTCACTGCCACTTCCAGATGccccctgggcaggggcaggggcagggtcggAGCTGTCGGAGGCCTCCAGCCACGTGTGGGACGAGCACAGCGAGGAACACCTGCCAGGACCTGGCACCGGTGCCGGCCCAGCCCCCGGCAGCCTGTCCCCCGCAGACAGCTCGGCCGACCTCCTCGGAGACCGAGTGGCACCCCAGCTGcacccctccctgggccccagggacGGGCGGGAAGCTCCCAGAAGCGGCGAGAGCCCGACCACCGGATCGGACACAGGAAGAGCCACGAGGGCGTCTCCCGAGGCGGCCGACGGGGCCGTCACCGCACACCCCTCTTCCTCCGGGGACTCGGACCTGTCGCTGTCCTTCCCGTCTGAGGGGGTGGGCTTCGGCGGGGGAGAGACGGCCCCTCTGCAGGCCTGGCCTGCACCCCAGGTCCCGCCCAGCCCGCAGGCTCCTCCTGGGGGCCCCGGTGGCCTGGCACGGGGTGGTGGGAGGGACAGACGCCCCTCTGTCCTGGAGGAAGCCGGGGCCCCACGTGCCCCCCGTGCCGGCGGCATCTTGGCGGAGATTCTGTCTCCGGTGGATGAGCAGCTGTCCTATGGCAGCGCCGacctcccctcctgccccgccTGGGACACccgcctgccgccgccgccgcccgctcgCCCGGCAGACAGCGACGTGGAGGGCGCTGCCCCCGGCCGCAAGGACTCCCCTTCCCCGCCCGAGGAGGCCTCGCTCCCTGGGGACTCGGCGGACACCACCGACCAGCTGTCCACCCTGTCGGAGGAGCTGCTGGAGGCGGGGCCGAGGGCAGCCTCACCTGAACTGGCCTGA
- the CCDC187 gene encoding coiled-coil domain-containing protein 187 isoform X1, with protein MLPVCLRETLQPYPSRGQGWCLLPYRALGAAAAATAREDRLRPPVAKDDLSALRWPGPCRQPRVLQVAAPAAWADLGEEPEPQGCSLPMWSSGQDARDGDSSVSSGRLSGSSGGHEACAPPRGTWKERPPQVLGPRRPPRRSDPRLEQLRDRIRAQAQWQGSCASLGTSALSSASSRVLRRKTRKLTDTLPAPAHPAPREKTKRIRGCSSERETAPGPPVPGRAAKGRDSESVSVHAWRRGQALARALLGPPPAQPRLQNTDGGPKSADSGRSRSPAPARSQQQVAEKAAGQASCDQPAMIQTAMATLRALRQQIQAGLELAQGPSGGRKPKPKPKPKPESEARAEMGRHGPWSAPAAHDSSTMYPRASPGRAGSVHCWPPQRASAARERWPQGAWAARGREPCFQRPWSPPEKPSPCSQRPWSASAGQTRPSWARAASEACGTPGPSPWSPPERPRPATPRPWSSSSVFRAGTACKDRASGRPAAGARQAWLGPARSVGTDARPPSPCPRPRGPLGQPHSSASLRDFMRQKAVARRQQALQEKASAARALELRSQRLQEVYRKQKEAVLGRAVPVVSQTTPGIVTFVPSSAQCGGVEAPESLGSPVPAWSKVTSGVVLGDQEAPGSFCLCLNRAWSRAEPPETSRRQDGWEGAPLLLPTTSSLGLRLQDLPRGLCVYLDPQEAKRLGTAGPLHWEHKQARLQALETMAHVLRQRIDILTSKLHRPEAPDAAPPPRPSTLPAAAASPAASPATACPGALVPDGGRGVPRHWVDVQARPLLSPTYFLDAEMLPWGPGTCRESRSPGVEGGRRELERKLRRELASIQALGTLAGSSRGAPATPDPTCDSLWLEETPAAGGAGWAEPWSCGQRQPRDPQAGHLADIQRKSWRFLEALELGQQAQEQALALLRQRAEQEVWETQTALDGLLFKHRLQRAMDKRPGQAEQDAASQLERPQALEDAGQTRGSPCAAPAGPHSHPPPAGGAAEASPGEEPSAPARTQPPDDPACQRAPPRPRPAEPAAPRARGRLTAQMLEQSLREERLRAQHQAALLRLREMALEETTRAELAWLEHQRGRLRSQGDRAAWAALAERQQRALSSLDKGKREIRHLRDIQLSMHRDRTLLLQHQKDVLCVQRAAALLWQELQAPSCSPRFQAARQRGSGQTPQPEGTPCPMETPWPRGPSSPRPWRPRDSTEALQPATEPPHTTPAQAASGPRWGEGVPAASSPLAESDYQAGPGLGTPRGPVQASDIWACAAEPREQLRAAPPAVRHLSLLDMRQQPLGPALAATPGSPTPAQPWLPEAGEPPPGDPQSKPSPALAEEPRAWGCHTESSLDRSRNSRDGGGVCQVAEGSTSRPEAELALELARSPVQEPQAAESVRSGEQRMEARQPEDPSAPFSRLGAPLLAAPPAPANLDEEGVPAAQCPGSPLPQPAAPRGLSPASACGTYSEVQGSSPASWASSASGGPGPSPTRFQKAKAILVQLSDSSASPSSVGAQDDPPTGWGWGLSTRSSWEALGPPPSSVPGGTGGLSWQGPQAWAAGALGGLSVEAAGAGASELGHSPPPPPSPPSPPSGSWSLPLPDAPWAGAGAGSELSEASSHVWDEHSEEHLPGPGTGAGPAPGSLSPADSSADLLGDRVAPQLHPSLGPRDGREAPRSGESPTTGSDTGRATRASPEAADGAVTAHPSSSGDSDLSLSFPSEGVGFGGGETAPLQAWPAPQVPPSPQAPPGGPGGLARGGGRDRRPSVLEEAGAPRAPRAGGILAEILSPVDEQLSYGSADLPSCPAWDTRLPPPPPARPADSDVEGAAPGRKDSPSPPEEASLPGDSADTTDQLSTLSEELLEAGPRAASPELA; from the exons ATGCTGCCCGTGTGCCTCCGGGAAACGCTGCAGCCCTACCCCAGCAGAGGCCAAGGCTGGTGCCTCCTCCCCTacagggccctgggggcagcgGCCGCCGCCACAGCCAG GGAAGACAGGCTCCGCCCACCCGTGGCCAAGGATGACCTGTCAGCCCTGAGGTGGCCCGGGCCCTGCCGGCAGCCGCGAGTGCTCCAGGTAGCCGCCCCCGCGGCCTGGGCCGACCTCGGCGAGGAGCCAgagccccagggctgcagcctgccGATGTGGTCCTCGGGCCAGGACGCCAGGGACGGGGACAGCTCCGTGTCATCGGGCCGCCTCTCTGGCTCCTCGGGGGGTCATGAGGCGTGTGCGCCCCCCCGCGGCACCTGGAAGGAGAGGCCACCCCAGGTGCTGGGCCCCCGGAGGCCGCCCAGGAGGAGCGACCCCCGGCTGGAGCAGCTGAGGGACCGCATTCGGGCCCAGGCGCAGTGGCAGGGGAGCTGCGCGTCCCTGGGCACCTCGGCCCTGTCCAGCGCCTCCTCGCGGGTGCTCCGCAGAAAGACCCGGAAGCTGACCGACACCCTCCCGGCCCCCGCGCACCCAG CTCCCAGGGAAAAAACCAAACGCATCAGAGGCTGTTCCAGCGAGAGGGAGACAGCCCCCGGGCCACCCGTCCCCGGCAGAGCAGCCAAGGGCCGAG attCCGAGTCCGTGAGTGTTCACGCCTGGAGGCGAGGCCAGGCTCTGGCCCGGGCGCTGCTGGGGCCACCTcccgcccagcccaggctgcaga acacagacGGTGGCCCCAAGTCTGCAGACTCAGGGAGGTcacgcagccccgcccccgcccgcagccagcagcaggtggccGAGAAAGCGGCCGGCCAGGCGTCCTGCGACCAGCCTGCCATGATCCAGACTGCCATGGCCACCCTGCGAGCCCTCCGCCAGCAAATCCAGGCcgggctggagctggcccagggccccagTGGGGGGCGGAAGCCAAAGCCGAAGCCGAAGCCGAAGCCGGAGTCAGAGGCCCGGGCAGAGATGGGGCGGCACGGCCCCTGGAGCGCCCCAGCCGCACACGACTCCTCCACGATGTATCCTCGGGCCTCACCGGGGCGGGCCGGGAGCGTCCACTGCTGGCCACCACAGAGGGCCTCGGCCGCGCGGGAGCGCTGGCCACAGGGGGCCTGGGCGGCCCGAGGCCGGGAGCCGTGTTTCCAGAGGCCCTGGAGCCCCCCAGAGAAGCCGAGCCCCTGCTCACAGCGGCCGTGGAGTGCGTCGGCAGGGCAGACCCGCCCGTCGTGGGCCCGGGCGGCCAGTGAAGCCTGCGGGACGCCGGGCCCCAGTCCGTGGAGCCCCCCGGAGAGGCCCCGGCCGGCCACCCCGCGGCCCTGGAGCAGCTCCTCGGTGTTCAGGGCCGGCACCGCCTGCAAGGACAGAGCCTCGGGGCGCCCGGCCGCGGGAGCCAGGCAGGCGTGGCTGGGGCCGGCCAGGAGCGTGGGCACAGACGCCAGGCCTCCCTCGCCCTGCCCCAGGCCGCGGGGGCCGCTGGGCCAGCCGCACAGCTCGGCGTCCCTGCGGGACTTCATGCGCCAGAAGGCGGTGGCCCGGCGGCAGCAGGCCCTGCAGGAGAAGGCCTCGGCCGCGCGGGCGCTGGAGCTGAGGAGCCAGCGGCTGCAGGAGGTCTACCGCAAGCAGAAGGAGGCCGTGCTGGGCAGGGCGGTCCCCGTGGTCTCCCAGACCACGCCCGGCATCGTCACCTTCGTCCCCAGCTCCGCGCAGTGTGGG GGCGTGGAAGCCCCCGAGAGCCTGGGGTCTCCAGTGCCGGCGTGGAGCAAGGTGACCTCTGGCGTGGTGCTGGGGGACCAGGAGGCCCCGGGCAG CTTCTGCCTGTGCCTGAACAGAGCCTGGAGCCGCGCCGAGCCCCCGGAGACAAGCCGCCGCCAGGACGGCTGGGAAGGggcccctctgctgctgcccaccacctcctccctggGACTGCGGCTTCAGGACCTGCCCCGAGGGCTGTGCGTCTACCTGGACCCCCAGGAGGCCAAGCGCCTGGGCACGGCCGGCCCCCTGCACTGGGAGCACAAgcaggccaggctgcaggcccTGGAGACCATGGCCCACGTCCTCAGGCAGCGCATCGACATCCTCACCAGCAAGCTGCACCGCCCCGAGGCGCCGgacgccgccccgcccccgcgccccagCACCCTGCCTGCGGCTGCCGCGTCCCCGGCTGCGTCCCCGGCCACGGCCTGTCCCGGAGCCCTGGTGCCCGACGGGGGCAGAGGAGTGCCCCGGCACTGGGTGGACGTGCAGGCCaggcccctcctctctcccacctacTTCCTGGACGCCGAGATGCTGCCGTGGGGCCCCGGCACCTGCCGTGAGAGCAGGTCcccag GAGTGGAGGGCGGCCGtcgggagctggagaggaagctgcGGCGGGAGCTGGCGTCCATCCAGGCCCTCGGCACGCTGGCAGGGAG CTCACGAGGGGCGCCAGCCACGCCAGACCCCACCTGCGACTCCCTGTGGCTGGAGGAGACGCCGGCAGCCGGAGGGGCAGGCTGGGCGGAGCCCTGGAGCTGCG GTCAGCGGCAGCCCCGGGACCCGCAGGCCGGGCACCTGGCCGACATCCAGCGGAAGTCCTGGCGCTTCCTGGAGGCCCTGGAG CTGGGGCAGCAGGCCCAGGAGCAGGCGCTGGCCCTCCTGCGGCAGCGAGCGGAGCAGGAggtgtgggagacgcagacgGCGCTGGACGGGCTGCTCTTCAAACACCGGCTGCAG CGGGCGATGGACAAGCGGCCGGGCCAGGCCGAGCAGGACGCAGCTTCGCAGCTGGAGCGGCCGCAGGCCCTCGAGGACGCAGGACAGACACGGGGCTCTCCGTGCGCTGCGCCGGCGGGACCCCA TTCGCACCCGCCCCCAGCGGGGGGCGCTGCCGAGGCCTCCCCGGGCGAAG agccCTCGGCCCCCGCCCGGACGCAGCCCCCGGACGACCCCGCCTGCCAG CGCGCGCCGCCGAGGCCACGCCCAGCCGAGCCCGCAGCTCCCCGCGCCCGCGGCCGCCTCACCGCGCAGATGCTGGAGCAGAGCCTGCGCGAGGAGCGGCTGCGCGCGCAGCACCAGGCCGCACTGCTGCGCCTGCGCGAGATGGCGCTGGAGGAGACGACGCGCGCCGAGCTGGCCTGGCTGGAGCACCAGCGAGG GCGCCTGCGGAGCCAGGGAGACAGAGCCGCGTGGGCCGCCCTGGCCGAGAGGCAGCAGCGAGCCCTCAGCAGCCTTGACAAGGGGAAG AGGGAGATCCGGCACCTGCGGGACATCCAGCTGTCCATGCACCGGGACCGGACGCTGCTGCTGCAGCACCAGAAAGACGTCCTGTGCGTGCAGAGGGCCGCCGCGCTGCTGTGGCAGGAGCTGCAGGCCCCG AGCTGCAGCCCCCGGTTCCAGGCCGCCCGCCAGAGGGGCTCTGGGCAGACCCCGCAGCCTGAGGGGACGCCGTGCCCCATGGAGACGCCGTGGCCCAGGGGccccagcagcccccgcccctggAGACCCCGTGACAGCACCGAGGCTCTGCA GCCTGCCACGGAGCCCCCGCACACGACGCCCGCCCAGGCAGCTTCGGGGCCGAGGTGGGGAGAGGGCGTGCCTGCGGCCAGCAGCCCGCTGGCGGAGAGCGACTACCAGGCCGGCCCAG GTCTGGGGACCCCCCGAGGCCCGGTGCAGGCCAGCGACATCTGGGCCTGTGCCGCAGAACCCAGGGAGCAGCTGCGTGCGGCCCCGCCGGCGGTGCGTCACCTGAGCCTCCTGGACATGCGACAGCAGCCGCTGGGCCCGGCCTTGGCT GCCACACCGgggagccccaccccagcccagccctggctgccggaAGCCGGGGAGCCGCCCCCAG GAGACCCTCAGAGCAAGCCGAGCCCCGCCCTGGCTGAGGAGCCCCGGGCCTGGGGCTGCCACACTGAGAGCTCCCTGGACCGGAGCCGAAACTCCCGGGATGGAGGGGGTGTCTGT CAGGTGGCCGAAGGCAGCACCAGCAGACCGGAGGCAGAGCTGGCGCTGGAGTTGGCCAGGAGCccggtgcaggagccccaggcagcggAGAGCGTGCGGTCAGGGGAGCAGAG GATGGAGGCCCGACAGCCGGAGGACCCCAGTGCCCCCTTTTCCAGGCTGGGAGCCCCCCTGCTGGCTGCCCCCCCAG ctcctgccaACCTGGACGAGGAGGGGGTACCAGCCGCCCAGTGCCcgggcagccccctgccccagcctgcggcCCCCCGGGGCCTGAGCCCTGCGTCTGCCTGCGGGACGTACTCCGAAGTGCAGGGGTCAAGCCCCGcctcctgggccagctctgcCAGCGgggggcctggcccctcccccacaagGTTTCAGAAAGCCAAGGCCATCCTGGTGCAGCTGTCGGACAGCTCCGCCTCCCCGTCCAGTGTGGGCGCCCAGGACGATCCCCccacgggctggggctgggggctctccACTCGCTCCtcctgggaggccctgggcccACCTCCGTCCTCCGTCCCCGGGGGCACAGGGGGGCTGAGCTGGCAGGGGCCGCAGGCCTGGGCGGCTGGTGCCCTGGGCGGCCTCTctgtggaggcagcaggggcgggAGCCTCGGAGCTGGGGCATAGCCCTCCGCCCCCTCCGTCCCCTCCGTCCCCTCCCTCGGGGAGCTGGTCACTGCCACTTCCAGATGccccctgggcaggggcaggggcagggtcggAGCTGTCGGAGGCCTCCAGCCACGTGTGGGACGAGCACAGCGAGGAACACCTGCCAGGACCTGGCACCGGTGCCGGCCCAGCCCCCGGCAGCCTGTCCCCCGCAGACAGCTCGGCCGACCTCCTCGGAGACCGAGTGGCACCCCAGCTGcacccctccctgggccccagggacGGGCGGGAAGCTCCCAGAAGCGGCGAGAGCCCGACCACCGGATCGGACACAGGAAGAGCCACGAGGGCGTCTCCCGAGGCGGCCGACGGGGCCGTCACCGCACACCCCTCTTCCTCCGGGGACTCGGACCTGTCGCTGTCCTTCCCGTCTGAGGGGGTGGGCTTCGGCGGGGGAGAGACGGCCCCTCTGCAGGCCTGGCCTGCACCCCAGGTCCCGCCCAGCCCGCAGGCTCCTCCTGGGGGCCCCGGTGGCCTGGCACGGGGTGGTGGGAGGGACAGACGCCCCTCTGTCCTGGAGGAAGCCGGGGCCCCACGTGCCCCCCGTGCCGGCGGCATCTTGGCGGAGATTCTGTCTCCGGTGGATGAGCAGCTGTCCTATGGCAGCGCCGacctcccctcctgccccgccTGGGACACccgcctgccgccgccgccgcccgctcgCCCGGCAGACAGCGACGTGGAGGGCGCTGCCCCCGGCCGCAAGGACTCCCCTTCCCCGCCCGAGGAGGCCTCGCTCCCTGGGGACTCGGCGGACACCACCGACCAGCTGTCCACCCTGTCGGAGGAGCTGCTGGAGGCGGGGCCGAGGGCAGCCTCACCTGAACTGGCCTGA